A stretch of Gallus gallus isolate bGalGal1 chromosome 2, bGalGal1.mat.broiler.GRCg7b, whole genome shotgun sequence DNA encodes these proteins:
- the C18orf21 gene encoding UPF0711 protein C18orf21 homolog, producing MGPRFLEAAARQLAGTCPGQARFLLWTLSSCRDEEFGKERICPYCFQFLVPDSYRVRLKPKMKVTPQIEKIIKREAKNYRLNMKQIKLLKKYRDSKSVLLVTCNSCNKTTRHYGKSRDFLATKTHNSGTPTIQSSLKTPDVKIQSANKATPASCSRLGSKGNTPSSLPRTCVSGQATTSSISRTPRNSKFHFTKLKRMLNLEEKEKSQKVDLKSFLTSL from the exons ATGGGGCCGCGCTTCTTGGAGGCGGCCGCGCGGCAGCTGGCGGGCACCTGCCCGGGCCAGGCGCGTTTCCTACT GTGGACGCTGAGCAGCTGCCGAG ATGAAGAGTTTGGAAAAGAGAGGATATGTCCTTACTGCTTCCAGTTCCTGGTTCCTGACAGCTACCGGGTGCGGCTCAAGCCAAAGATGAAAGTGACACCACAGATAGAGAAGATTATTAAACGAGAGGCAAAGAACTACAGACTCAATATGAAACAGataaagcttttgaaaaagtATAGGGACTCCAAAAGTGTTCTG CTTGTTACTTGTAACTCAtgcaacaaaacaacaagaCATTATGGTAAAAGCAGGGATTTTCTGGCTACCAAGACCCACAACTCGGGCACCCCAACTATTCAATCTAGCCTAAAGACACCAGATGTAAAAATCCAATCTGCAAACAAAGCGACACCTGCAAGCTGCAGTAGGTTGGGATCCAAAGGGAACACTCCTTCCTCACTTCCCAG AACTTGTGTATCCGGACAGGCGACAACCAGCTCCATTTCCAGGACTCCCCGAAACTCCAAATTTCACTTTACTAAGCTAAAACGGATGCTTAACctagaagagaaagagaaaagccagaAGGTGGATTTGAAAAGCTTCCTGACTTCACTTTAG